The Oncorhynchus mykiss isolate Arlee chromosome 14, USDA_OmykA_1.1, whole genome shotgun sequence genome segment GATACCCCAGCCACCGGTTAGAGCACAGCCCTAGGGGCATCATCATTGGAGCCAATCGTTCTGGAGCCGGCATGCCACCCGTCACTGATCAACTGGCATCAAGAAGTAACCAACATGGCGGGATTGGAAGGTACCGTGACCTGCCTAGCTATAGAGATAGCAGAAGCCACGCTTTTTTCACCGCTTATCACGAGCAGGCCCATGGCTCCTCCGACGCGACTCGAGACCTCTCTGGTCAAGTGATGTTGGGTCTACCTGGGGACCTCCTCACCCGGACGCACCCTTATGGCCAGAGCATCAGCGGCCCCAGGGGAAACAGCCAACAACTTGTCTCTCAGTTCCTGGGTCTCTACAAACCGCTGAACATGGCAATTCAACGTGGAGTGGGTGACGCTTTCCTGAGGTGCTCCAAACAGAACCTGAAGAATGAGCTTGTGTGTAAGTGGAGTGACAGCCAAGAGGGGGCTGGGAAGCAGCCCTGCGCCAGAACTTTCGGGACTATGTATGAACTTGTCACCCATGTGACAGTGGAACATGTCGGAGGACCAGAGCACTCTCAATACGTGTGTCACTGGGAGAACTGTCCGAGGGACAGAAAGCCTTTCAAAGCGAAATACAAGTTGGTGAATCACGTCAGAGTCCACACAGGGGAAAAGCCATTTCCCTGCCCTTTCCACGGCTGTGAAAAAGTTTTTGCAAGATCAGAGAACCTCAAGATTCacaagaggacacacacaggtatgTAACTATTAgtgtcaataataataataataataataatattaatagtaATAGGCTAACATAAAAGTTAGTAAAATACACAAAAAACAATCATTTAACTTGCCAAAACCTTGTATATTTTTGGAGGACTAAATTTACCCTCTGAGAAAATGTTGATAACCTAATTTAAACCATATTCGAAATGTTTGTATTTTATcaaattatattattatataaataGTTAGATTGTGAGAGTTAGATTGTGTAATAAAACTCAAACTTATCTCCGTAAGTATAATGGCATTATAGTAGCATTTTATAGTGCACAAACATATTAGAAAAAGCTAGCTAAAACAATTATTTGAACAAACTTTTGATTGTTTTGcctattatgatgatgatgattattattatatttttgccTGTGGATGTCATTATTTATGTTTTTGGTGGTGCTGTTGTTCTGGGTGTAGTTTCTGTAATATTGTGATGACTTTATAGCCAGCCTGTCGTGattgttgtggggggggggggggggggggggttacttgTACAGGAGAGAAGCATGAGCTAGTGCTAATAGCGGGACAGAAGACCTGTAGTACTACAGATACAAACTAGTAGTGTTCAGGCCCAGTTATGTGGGTGCTTCTCCAACTCATtcacttaaataaataaataaataaatgccggGACACCGGAGAGTTGTGACGTAGCTTTTACGCTTCGCACAGTTGCAGCCCAGTAGGGACGACTCCTCTCTGCGCGGGCGCAGGAACAACGCTGGAAGCGCAGTAGTAGAAAAACACAACATGCCAAGTAGGTTATGAGGTATAGACAACACAGTGCCTTTGTAGTCTGATCTCTGCTAAGTTTCACAGAGATCAACAGGATTTAAATGTTAAAGTGCAGTTGACATTTAGCTAGTCGATAATTGAACACTGTTTATGTTGATCtttttttaatatttattttttttataaaagagTCAAATGCTTCCCTAAAGATAAATGTAATTTGGACTTAAATAAATTAAGAATTATGTCGTTGGTGGCCAGAGTTGTCTAAATCAACACAATGAGAAAAATCATCAGTGGCAAACTTTTATGGTAAGAACCCTTAAATATTATACATGCCAAAAGCCACGTTATAGCAAACATTGATGTTCAAATGTACGTGCCAAAATGTCTTTCGAATGAATGATTATTATGGTGTCCATTTAATTGAATGGTACATGCAGATGCATGTATGGAAACAGTAACATATCGCATTTCTAATAAATGTTCGTCTAGAAATAGTCAAACATATTTTATTAGAAAATCAATTATGGTTTGGTGGTACTTTTTGAGATGATAAAACCCATGCTGTTTCAACATATTTTGCCATATAGGCTTAATCGAAATTTGAAGACTGGGCCTATACATACTCATTCCTCTGTAGCAATATGACTTGTGATCTTCTGCCTTTTTAACTGGATATAAGACAGAATTGTTCAAACATAGTTTTAGCACATTAATAGGACTTGGGGAGATAGATGATGGGCCTATTTACTGCGGCCTTGGTCTCACTGTTGGGATGAATAATTTACGATATGAACAGAGTTTCACGGGTAGTGTAAACTTCTATGGGAATTATATCTTCCGCTTGTTGCCTTGTTGATTATCTTCATGATTATCATCATATCTCGACAGGTTAACTTTTCGACAGAAGTGTCAATtgagttttttttggggggggggggggggggaggttgaTCTTATAATATAACCCACGGTTTCCATTGAATGTTCATTACACTTTGTGCAATTCTACACGTTATTCGGGGTTTAGGCCTACAGTCGAAGTTAGTTTAAGGTTAATATTAGACCCAAGGTTATGTAAGACAACACAATTGTGTTCAAACACGAAAATTTGTAATGTAGGTATTCACGTGAATGGTTATTGCACATTGGCATTGCACAGGAAAAAAATGCACCCAAAACTAAAATCGACAGGACTTCAAATATGAACATTTTAGGAACGTTTTGGAattaggcctatagcctacaCACCACTTGCTCATAAACATAAAATGTTGATTATTTCGATCGTCACTGTCTTGTTTATGTGCAAATGTATAACAATATAATGTAAGTTTAGATGAGTTTACAAACCCAGAGGTTGACAACACATTAGGCACCATATCGTAACAAGCGGTCATTTCTCTCTCTGCACGTTTAGGTGAAAAACCTTTTAAGTGTGAGTTCGAGGGCTGCAATCGGAGGTTTGCTAACAGCAGCGACAGAAAGAAGCATTCTCACGTGCACTCCAGTGATAAACCCTACATGTGCAAGGTCAGAGGGTGTGAGAAGTGTTACACCCACCCAAGTTCCCTCCGGAAGCACATGAAGCTCCACTGCAAGGACTACAGCGAGAAACGCAGCGATGGGCGCGAAGGGGACGGGGAGCACCTTGCAGAGGCCAGGTCACCCGAAGTAACGGATCAAGGCGAAACGGCCTCGTCCACCATCGTGACGCGCGCTCaacccctcacctcctcccaaCAGTCTCTATCCCCCGAGATTCGAAATGAGTCAAGTCTGAGGACACGTTTCCATCACACATTCGACAATAGTTTGGACTACTCCTCACATAGGTCAGATGGCCTCTTGGATCCATTGTTGATCCAGAGGAGCGGTTATAGACCTGAGCCCACCCAATACCCATGCAACCAAGCAGGCCACAGTTTCGCCCAGAGCTCCAGGACATTTAACACTGCCTCACCCTTTCAGAAAAGTATTGTCAATGGGTGGTATACGTGCCACAGTGGCGTGGACTCTTTCTCACCAAAGCAGTGTAATAACGACATATCATCCATTTGAGTCAGTCATGTCGCCTGAGTGACGTTGGCCTACAAAACGTGGGCCTATTTTTGTTATGACATCTGCTATTCTTGGATTATATATTATTGATTGTATTTTGTTGATGTTGTAGGCTATAAAGACATGTGCCATGTTGAAGTCATTATGTGTCGTAGTTTTGAAAACgtgctaatatatatatatatatacagcgtTGCAGAATGCGTGACGGCAAGCTTTAACTGTTCCGTGACGCACAAACTCTACGTGCGTCTATGTGTGGTGGGCCTTGAGTTATGTCACGTGTAAGAAACGTGCCTGTTTTAACACATGTGTAGGCTACAGTGACGTGTGTCCCCCCTCCCGTTGGAGAATTAGAATAGGACATCATAAATACAAATGCTGCCTATCATTTGAATGATGCTTGCTATAGGATGAAGAAACTAAATGGATTTAACGGAATTATCTATGTGTAAATGGCCTATATGTGAATATAGTAGCAAAAGTGTTATAAAAGGAACTATACATGTATTATTGCTTGGAAGGCTAAACCAGCATATGTAAAGGACAGGGTATTCATGGAatgttactgtattgtattgtgggaATGCATAGAAAAGTGCATTACCCATGTCGTGTTCAATGTAAGGCAGAACTTGGAAATAAAATCTGAATTAAAACCGATTATTTCTCGTCAAGTTCAATTTTAAGGCCAAATAACAAGTGGACCAATTTATGCGTTCCTATGATTTGTAATTCAAATGTAATGTAATTCAAACACATATTGACTATAAGATCTACTACACTCATTTGTTAAATATAATGTTAAACATCAGATGAAATGACGGTGTATTAGGCCAATACAGCTTTCAGCTGTTTTGCTTTCTTCCAAGAAGGATGAGTGGAGAAGCCTACAGTATCATCCCCTCTCCCCCTGCACCCCCTTCCTCCTCAGAATACACTTGCATTCTTTGTTTCTGTGTGGATATTTTATGCATTTTTGtgtaaaatacgttttttttcgGGATCAGTTGAGAACACAATCCACGGCCTCCTTGATAAGAATTAAAATGTTTAATTAAaattatactgtacatactgtaacaTTAATTATGCATTCAATATTTCATTAAAGTGTCTCTATTCCCTTTGATCAGGCCGTGTGTGATTAAACCCAATGCATTCTCAAAGAAAATGTGCTAGTGCCACAGTGACGCAGACTCAACGCCCTTTGTTTATTTGTGCTAGATATCCGTGCATTCACTTTCAGGTTTCTTGGAATTGAATTGGCGTTTTATGAAATTCATTGCGTTATGTACAGGCAGGCCTACGCTGAATTCTGAGAATCTTGGTTCGACTAAAATAGCCAACCATGAGCTGCACAATGTGTTATTCACATGCCCATACTGTAAATGAATTTGTAAAATCTTATTAGGAGTGCACACGTATGAAGATATTCATCAAAATTCAAACCAAATGCTTGAGCTCTTGACAGTTGACAGGTTTTATTTGATAAGCAGCAACTGACGTCAAATATGTGCGTATTTGCTACAGTCATAGCTTTTCCTCTAGTAAAGTTTGTTTGGCCCCCTTTTCAAGTCCATTTATCACACTATAGTTTTCCTAAAATGTCCATCAAGCTCTCCATCTCTGCATGCGCACCATGCAAAAGCACAACACACATTTTCAAGGTTGTAGGCCTATAGGTGAATGTTATCCATTCGTTGTGATTAACTACATTTGACTATTAATTCCTCATATTTTCGAATCATTTGACCTCAAAATAAAAATGGGATCCGTTTTTTCGACACTCTTAAATATAGTTTGATGTCTTTACAGTGTGGGTGTTTCTCTGGGGTTGGGTCTGGTAAACATTTTATATTGGCAATCTGTGTCAAACTTTGAAATGTGAGATTATTAGACCAGTTTGCTCATGTTTTGAAATATAATCTATATTTATTTGATTTGTGTAGCAAAACTAATGGCCCCGCCCGGACTCTGTTTATTAAGAAGACCTTTGGAACCATAGGTGAAATTCAATCAAAAGTGTACTTCAGATGAATACCATTATTCCTGTACAGGGAAAATACATGGTGTTGATAACAAATACTGTTTACTATATGCAGTTGACTTGTAAAGCAAAGTTTAATGTACTTTATCTTTCTGCCCTATGGTTTTGACCCCTGTATGCAATTGATACCCAGTTGTAAGTGCACAGATCTGCACCATTGTTTCTCTGTGGGAGTTTGCTATGCAGTTTTGGCTGAATTCCAGTCTTGGAGGTAGCCATTCAGATGTTTAATCTGACTCATATCGCAGTGTACTTGCATTGGTTTTAAATCAGTTTGTGAACAATTCATTCATTGATGTTTAGAGCGAGCCAGCCCTAGATATCCCTGATATAGATTGTTCTATTATTTCTTTCAAGTGTTGTTATAATATACCAATTTGTTATCTTTTTGTATAACCATGTGCGTGTGTGGCTTtggctgcatttagacaggcagcccaattctgaactTTCGCCCAATTATTagcaaaagagctgatctgattggtccaaataccaattagtggaaaaatatTAGATTTGGCTGACTGTCTAACCAGCGTATGTTATTCCAGTATTAATAAGTCATCCATTCATCTGATAATGTTACAGTAACACAAACAGATCCTAGTACAGATATGACATTAACACAGACATATCCTGTAAGATATGTCAGTAACACAGACAGAACTAAATACAGATATTACAGTAACACAAACATATCCTATCAGATATCACAGTAATACAGACATATCCTAGTACAGATATTACAGTTACACATAAAGATATTACAGTAACACAGACATATCCTAGTACAGATATTACAGTTACACATAAAGATATTACAGTAACACAAACACATCCTACTAGTACAGCACAACGTCCTACTGCCGTCCATCCCATAcatcgcctgtctgtctgctgtgtctGAACACAGTGCCACTAATGATCCGTAGTATATTACTGTTAAAACTACCCATTTCATCCCGAGATAGTTATTACTATAATATAACTCATTCATAGTTTACATACCCAATTCCCACTGTCAAAGATGGAGCCTCCGGCACAAATCATTTCAGTCTACTTAAAAGGGATAGGTTCTGGAAAAGCAGTGACCACAGAATTCAGCACAGCTAACTAGGCCGCATATTTGTGGCAGGCTGAAAACGATGCACGCAATAAGTGTCCATGTCCACTTGTCTGACTGGAGGAAAGGGTTCAGTGTACAGTAGCCATACCACCTGATGGTGATCACACTCACAATGATGACCTCATTGCTGCTTCATTCACAACATAATCTAATCATACTACCTAACGATCTAGCTTTTGCGCAGATGGATGTCTTTTACTGTTATGTGCAGTGAAAGACACGTGCATGCAGTTTATAATTAAAGGAGACCATTTTGGTGTACCACACTATGCGCTTTTCTTATATTCAAAAGATAAGAAAGTCTGCCATTCCATACTTTTTCGTCACACACTGTTCAGTTTCTTGGAATACTCTCCTCTATGTATAAGGGGGCAGCGACGATTTAGATTAGTCGTCAACACGGATATGTTCGAGTGTGGCTAGTCGGGACAGTGTCTGACGATTTTGGGAAGATAGAACTATGCTACATGATTGTTTTCTGAATCATTTTCGGTCTCCCATGCATACTATCCTCTACCTCTGATGTGCAAATCTGGACTACAATATGATTGTGTTACTCTGAAAGTTTGATAGACCAGAAGTGTTTTCATTATTGTCACAGCAGATATCTTCATCGATTTCTCTAAAAGTAATGTTTCTCTGATGAAAGTGAACTAATATGGTGGCACATACTTTTTTCCCAAATAAAACTAAAACAAGTTCATTGTTGATTTTCTTCCTCCCACAATGCTCCTGTAACGATGATGTCATGGCCTACAGCGATGTCATGGTAACAGCTCAGACCAACTGACTGTCTGCTTTATGTTCTTAGTTACAGGATATTGAGGCCCATCACCTGCAGCCTCTTGATATCAATGGACATGGCTGCACAAGCTGTGTGTCCTATTATGTATTTGACCGAGTTCTCCACCATCTAAACCATTCTTTCCTTGCCTGCTTTCACTCCAGCACCCATCGCCGACAACGCCAGCTCAGCGCACACAGTCTATTTCCTCATGAGGTGGCACTTTTCAGGATGCTGCAAAAGGTGATAAGCGTGTTAGGGCTTTCATGTAAACTGAAGTATGCTGTATTAGTGTATGTCATACACGATATTCATGAGGACGTCTCTTTAGACAAGGCAGGATGTTTTGATGGTGTATTTTGCGAACCCCACTGAGTTAGACCGCAGTTGGGTTTTTGCCCTCCCTGTCAGCCCAGGGAAATAAATAATGAGCATGTCAGAGACTCAAGCCATCTGTCTGAGAAGTCATCCACCAATCTCACCACAAGGATCCCCTTACTAATAAGCTGGCTAGTTTGAATTGCTTAACTTGAGACTGTTTGCTTTTCGAGAGAGTAGACATTTGATTGGGGATGCTATGATGTTTTTTTATGTTGCCCTCTTTCAGAAAACTTTTGTAAAAAAAGTC includes the following:
- the LOC110488751 gene encoding zinc finger protein ZIC 4 isoform X1; this encodes MTTLSRFSGCLLSCVNPGESNTEPSVVLPPLAGEHIGHPTGSSLKLCPSHNLRDYPETRYSAYVDHSVPHFADSGYPSHRLEHSPRGIIIGANRSGAGMPPVTDQLASRSNQHGGIGRYRDLPSYRDSRSHAFFTAYHEQAHGSSDATRDLSGQVMLGLPGDLLTRTHPYGQSISGPRGNSQQLVSQFLGLYKPLNMAIQRGVGDAFLRCSKQNLKNELVCKWSDSQEGAGKQPCARTFGTMYELVTHVTVEHVGGPEHSQYVCHWENCPRDRKPFKAKYKLVNHVRVHTGEKPFPCPFHGCEKVFARSENLKIHKRTHTGEKPFKCEFEGCNRRFANSSDRKKHSHVHSSDKPYMCKVRGCEKCYTHPSSLRKHMKLHCKDYSEKRSDGREGDGEHLAEARSPEVTDQGETASSTIVTRAQPLTSSQQSLSPEIRNESSLRTRFHHTFDNSLDYSSHRSDGLLDPLLIQRSGYRPEPTQYPCNQAGHSFAQSSRTFNTASPFQKSIVNGWYTCHSGVDSFSPKQCNNDISSI
- the LOC110488751 gene encoding zinc finger protein ZIC 4 isoform X2; translated protein: METIFLDSGYPSHRLEHSPRGIIIGANRSGAGMPPVTDQLASRSNQHGGIGRYRDLPSYRDSRSHAFFTAYHEQAHGSSDATRDLSGQVMLGLPGDLLTRTHPYGQSISGPRGNSQQLVSQFLGLYKPLNMAIQRGVGDAFLRCSKQNLKNELVCKWSDSQEGAGKQPCARTFGTMYELVTHVTVEHVGGPEHSQYVCHWENCPRDRKPFKAKYKLVNHVRVHTGEKPFPCPFHGCEKVFARSENLKIHKRTHTGEKPFKCEFEGCNRRFANSSDRKKHSHVHSSDKPYMCKVRGCEKCYTHPSSLRKHMKLHCKDYSEKRSDGREGDGEHLAEARSPEVTDQGETASSTIVTRAQPLTSSQQSLSPEIRNESSLRTRFHHTFDNSLDYSSHRSDGLLDPLLIQRSGYRPEPTQYPCNQAGHSFAQSSRTFNTASPFQKSIVNGWYTCHSGVDSFSPKQCNNDISSI
- the LOC110488751 gene encoding zinc finger protein ZIC 4 isoform X3; this translates as MPPVTDQLASRSNQHGGIGRYRDLPSYRDSRSHAFFTAYHEQAHGSSDATRDLSGQVMLGLPGDLLTRTHPYGQSISGPRGNSQQLVSQFLGLYKPLNMAIQRGVGDAFLRCSKQNLKNELVCKWSDSQEGAGKQPCARTFGTMYELVTHVTVEHVGGPEHSQYVCHWENCPRDRKPFKAKYKLVNHVRVHTGEKPFPCPFHGCEKVFARSENLKIHKRTHTGEKPFKCEFEGCNRRFANSSDRKKHSHVHSSDKPYMCKVRGCEKCYTHPSSLRKHMKLHCKDYSEKRSDGREGDGEHLAEARSPEVTDQGETASSTIVTRAQPLTSSQQSLSPEIRNESSLRTRFHHTFDNSLDYSSHRSDGLLDPLLIQRSGYRPEPTQYPCNQAGHSFAQSSRTFNTASPFQKSIVNGWYTCHSGVDSFSPKQCNNDISSI